One Vicia villosa cultivar HV-30 ecotype Madison, WI linkage group LG5, Vvil1.0, whole genome shotgun sequence genomic window, atataagcacatatacatatactatctttcaattcattaataattaaatcgagtttaaaaagtaaagttggctattgcccattttatcaattcatcagataaagcatctcattagcttcgcaacgcccaaaacggcacataaatcggatactcagatcaaaagttatgagttttcaaagataaaacatttttagaaaaatgctgcaggaacggggttgtccctacgtgggaaccggttcctggcagcttcaaagtcacgtctctgatttttactatggggaaccgggttgtccctacatgggaaccggttcccagctgcccagaatccatatttctctgtttttacaagggggaaccggttcgtcccacatgggaaccggttcctacgtacctgcacagccagaaTCAATATTTTGACaacttttaccctatcccataaccccaatttcaggtacatacgaacatagcacacaattaccatcagtttgcacatcataacatatttcagacaagttttatacaagtattaacacatataacatgaatatcaacaaaatcatgtaattcatacaattcatcaaaacctaacataaatcccaaacccgacacgtacgattgaactagataacaatcctaatcaatcatactacccacaatcacataaggaatactaacccgaagaatccccccttacctcagagtcgaaacttcgaagttctccttcccttcaggctcttctcactttcacgtgttcttcagttccaaaatctgcttctgcTGCTTCTTTCcccaatttctttattttatgaaaaataaaataaaatattctaatgggcttgcttagtcaacacccccttactgctaaccaccactctaggcccaatgccaatatttcatcattttccaaataattccaaataaaaatactaaattatctctaaataataatttaatttccaattaaattaaaattagaaaatatggggtgttacacttcctTCTATAAATACCTGTAACACTAAACACAATTTCATCGTCAATAATCAAAACATACACACtatttgtttgttatcatcaacaaCTACACAAGAACATTCCAAAAAAATGGCTCTATTGGCCATGGGTGAGCAACATAGAAGAACCACCAATAACATTGATTCCTttgtaaatttttatttttttttatgatactagagatttataaattttttcttatattacGTTTCCTTAATTATTGATAGGAACCAAAGAGATTTTATTGTTGTGTACACGAATATGTCTCACATGACGAACAAATAGAACAGTATTTATGACTTGCTGGTTTTGGTCATCTACTCAACATAGTCAATTAACATGttgattataaatttattttcaccTTGGTGAAAAGATGGAGACCGAAAACACACATATTTCATCTTCCATGCGGTGAATGTACCGTCATCCTAGAGGACACATATATGTTATTGGGTCTACGTATCAATGGTAAGACTGTTAATGATTAAGTTAATAAAGACAGTGCAATATGCGAGGAAATTTTGGGTGCCCCTTTATTTGAAGACACATCAAGGGGCTAAGGTATTAATCTCAAGTACCTTAAACAACATTATTCATCTAAGATATTAACCGAAAATTCTACCGAGTAAGAAAGAATATTGAAAGCTCGGTGTTATATTATGATATTATTTGATCACATTTTATTTCCTGAAACAATTGGTAATGCTGtaaatattatgtatttacaTTTGTTAAGAGGCTTCGATAAAATAAGCACATATAGTTGGAGTTCAATTGTTTTGTCCCATCTATATAGTTCTTTGTGTAAAAACGCGTGGAATAATACTTGTTCATTTTATTCTAGCGCTTTTTTCATCCAAACATGGGGTTGGTCGAGAATGTCGACACTCGCCCCTGTCAAAGAGAAGCCCTTTATAAATTCCTATGCGACAAAGTAAGGTTATATCATTATTCAATTTACTTACTTTAAActataaacaacaataattaatttattttcactatttttagTATAAGTGGTCTGTTTTAGAGATGGACTATAACAAAACTCCTAAACATACTATAGTAGTCTATTAAAATTTTCTGGATCATATTAGACGCGACGAGATATTACAACTAAACATCTTgttaatttagtttaatattaccaatttattaatattctaataatttatttttcctcTACAGTTTATCTGGAGGTCGTATCTGGGTCTCGACCATGAGATTAACCCATAGGATGCTGCAGTTTGGATTGCAAAACAACAATCATCAAGTTCAATACTATGGAGATGCACCAGAGTGACCGTGTGAATTGCAATTCGGCATTCAGCAACAAATCCCAGACACCCTGACGCCTTTGGGAGAATGACATCAATTAAGAGTCGATGACCAATGGAGATATAGAGATTTGAAAGACTTCGCTAGGGATGTGTGTTGTCAATGGAGGCACCAACGTCAATTGACCAtaaataaacaaatcatgcagGGGTGTTAGACCAACTCAAAATTATATGAATTGGTATTCATCGGTTTCAATAAATTTGTTCCGGTTTCACCCAACATATTTGACCGACACACGCCAACGAGCTTCATCACCATACGCCCAACAACCCACCCCACGACATTACCAAACTCAACATTATTGTCAACCCACCCAGACCCAACAACCTTACGAAACCACATCCACCCAAACCCGTGACCAATTCATGTCACACACCCAAACAGAAAATCAAGAGCATGACCCATACCGCCACCAACCATATGCTGCCACCACATCTTACCACATCACCGATGACACATATGATACAACCACATCATACCATAGCACCCAACCAATGTACAACCAAACATCACACGTCAGAGTACCTAACCAACACCTGTCTTTCAAACACCATAAGAACCATTGTTTCATTTTAAAACGGTTCAATGTCCCAATTCAACCAACCCCCCGCCCACACATAACCCAACCAACACAATCTAACTACGACAACATGACCATCAAACTCTTTGGTAGCGCCATAAACTGGGAAAAATGATCAACAAGTTGTATGATAACCCTAATATCCCAGGACCATTGCACCAGGCACCTATGGTTCAGGCGAATACTTGGAGACCCCAAACACCTCAGAGAAATCAAGTGAGACCTCGAAGACAAATACGGGGGTCGAAATGTGGATTCAGTAGGCATTTGAATCAAGGAGGTCAATAAAAATATCGTTATGTAATTCTTTTTAATCTTATTGTAAAttaatcttttttatttaatatttattattatttttgttaaaataaattttaaaaaactgaGTAGCCAACATGTGTGGCACATAGTACATGTGTCATCCTCTAGGCATCACATAGGTGCATGCGCTATGAAATGTGATGTCTCCTTGTTAATTTGTATGCATGTGTTATAGACAATGGCACATCTTATCTTTtacgattttttaaaaaaaaaaaggtgattcCTTTAGAAATTATGTTGAAATTTGgttattaaagttttttttaaaattctcctACAACTGCGATCATGATGAGATTAAACGCACTTAATGTTCGAATTGATTCCAAACCAAACTATACCGGTGGTAATAAGgtaaaaaaagttttttattaaatgtgattcttttaaaaaaatcgaCATAGACTCTGCTTTTTTTTTTCctgtttaattaaaacaaaaacaaaatgtgTAAAttgatttatatgattttaaaagTATTTAGGAGTTAGCATATCAAATCTTACCATGCTActaaaaagtgaaaaataaaaaatgacataCAAATGTTAAGAATTTTAGTTGCGTCTCTAAGGTCAAGGTCACACACTCTCACTCTCACACACTGAAACAGGGCTACTTTGGAGCTGAGCTGAACAACAATCACAATGGCAACATCATCGTCTAAAGCATTCGGAAGGTTATCGTCTCGATTACACTCTCTcgttaacaacaacaacttcaccaCTAAACCATCACCACTCTCTCATCTCAAACCCAAACTTCAATCTGCAACACTTCCACGCGTCCCTCTCACTTCACGGTCTGAATCCCCTTTCTCTTTAACCTAATCCTTCATTTTTCAATAACCTAAATTTAATTATCATGAATTTTCTTCATTTTTGGTTGATTAGGTTACCGGTAGAGTTGGGTAGCTTGGAATCAATGTTGCCGCTGTACAGCGCTGTTGCTTCTGCTCGATTAGTTTCAAGCTTGTCCATTGAATCTCTTGGTTGGGGTTTAGTTCCTCAAGGTccgttttttctttctcttttattcaATTTTCAAGTTTATTCATTTGAAATGTGTGTCTTTTGACGTTGAAATGACACAATTAGTTT contains:
- the LOC131608190 gene encoding protein NONRESPONDING TO OXYLIPINS 2, mitochondrial-like → MATSSSKAFGRLSSRLHSLVNNNNFTTKPSPLSHLKPKLQSATLPRVPLTSRLPVELGSLESMLPLYSAVASARLVSSLSIESLGWGLVPQGISMPL